One window from the genome of Saprospiraceae bacterium encodes:
- a CDS encoding ATP-binding cassette domain-containing protein, producing the protein MATRQKITKEGFLKSYRILRFIKPYRWYFIIGMVCLVISSSMFMIFPAAAGEMANTAIGKGTWNIPVNQFGLIFLVILIIQGVLSYFRTTCFAVVSEKGIADVRFALYEKLICQDLSYFESHRVGELTSRLTADVEQLQAAFSITLAEFIRQLVVLISGVFILAWMSPKLALIMLLSFPVIVIASILFGRYIRGLSRKRQDSLANTNIIVEESFQSFQTVKAFTNEFFEIKRFSNSISEMIAISMNYARMRGLFFIFIITVLFGGLFFILWEGAMMVEKGTMPVGDLFSFIIYTGIIGGAIAGLGNLYTALAGSIGATERIQDILDRHQEINIEDQQSIEELRFKGDVSFEDVCFSYPGRPDFQVLKHIHFDISSGQRIALVGASGAGKSTLIQLLMRFYNTDKGVIKVDGKPVSDYNLTAFRKNLAIVPQEILLFGGTIRENILYGKPNASEEELMEACRKSNSLEFINSFPDKFETIVGERGIKLSGGQRQRVAIARAILRNPSILILDEATSSLDAESERLVQDALDKLMEGRTSILIAHRLSTIKDADCIYVLKKGQIQESGSHEALLLKPNGIYKSLVELQLETTDV; encoded by the coding sequence ATGGCAACTAGACAGAAAATTACTAAAGAAGGATTTTTAAAATCTTATCGCATTTTGCGATTTATAAAACCATATCGATGGTATTTTATCATTGGGATGGTTTGTCTGGTCATCAGCAGCTCTATGTTTATGATTTTTCCGGCTGCAGCTGGCGAAATGGCAAACACAGCCATTGGTAAAGGGACTTGGAATATACCCGTGAATCAGTTTGGATTAATTTTTCTAGTAATTTTAATAATTCAAGGGGTACTTTCTTATTTTAGAACAACCTGCTTTGCTGTTGTCAGTGAAAAAGGCATTGCAGATGTTCGATTTGCACTATATGAAAAGCTTATTTGTCAGGATCTCAGTTATTTTGAATCTCACCGTGTTGGTGAATTAACCAGCCGACTTACTGCAGATGTCGAGCAGCTTCAAGCAGCTTTTTCAATAACGCTTGCAGAATTTATTCGCCAATTGGTTGTTTTAATTAGTGGCGTTTTTATTTTGGCCTGGATGAGTCCGAAATTGGCTCTGATCATGTTGTTGAGTTTCCCTGTAATCGTGATTGCAAGCATTCTGTTTGGAAGGTATATCCGGGGACTATCCAGAAAGCGGCAGGATAGTTTGGCAAATACCAATATCATTGTAGAAGAAAGTTTTCAATCATTCCAGACAGTTAAAGCGTTTACAAATGAATTTTTTGAGATAAAAAGATTTTCAAATTCAATTTCAGAAATGATTGCTATTTCAATGAATTATGCACGAATGCGTGGTTTGTTTTTCATATTTATCATAACGGTATTGTTTGGAGGTTTGTTTTTTATTTTGTGGGAAGGTGCCATGATGGTTGAAAAGGGTACAATGCCTGTTGGTGATTTGTTTTCATTTATAATTTATACCGGGATCATTGGAGGTGCCATAGCGGGACTGGGAAATTTATATACGGCACTTGCAGGATCGATTGGGGCAACTGAGCGTATTCAAGATATTTTAGATCGTCATCAGGAAATTAATATAGAGGATCAGCAATCCATCGAAGAACTGAGATTTAAAGGCGATGTTTCATTTGAAGATGTTTGTTTTTCATATCCTGGAAGACCAGATTTTCAAGTATTGAAACACATACATTTCGATATTAGCAGTGGTCAACGCATTGCACTTGTTGGGGCCAGTGGTGCTGGAAAATCAACTTTAATCCAGCTGTTAATGCGGTTTTATAATACCGATAAAGGAGTGATCAAAGTAGATGGCAAACCAGTTTCAGATTATAATTTAACTGCCTTTAGAAAAAATCTGGCAATAGTACCTCAAGAAATTTTACTTTTTGGAGGAACGATTCGTGAAAATATTTTATATGGAAAACCAAATGCATCTGAGGAAGAATTAATGGAAGCATGCAGAAAATCAAACTCTTTGGAATTTATTAATTCATTTCCAGATAAATTTGAAACCATTGTTGGTGAACGAGGGATCAAGTTAAGTGGTGGTCAAAGACAACGTGTTGCAATTGCGCGTGCAATTTTAAGAAATCCTTCTATTTTAATATTGGATGAAGCAACCTCTTCCCTGGATGCAGAAAGCGAGCGACTCGTGCAGGATGCACTTGATAAATTAATGGAAGGACGAACATCCATCTTAATAGCACACAGACTCTCTACAATAAAAGATGCGGATTGTATTTATGTATTAAAAAAAGGACAAATTCAGGAAAGCGGCAGCCACGAAGCTTTATTACTAAAACCAAATGGAATTTATAAGTCATTGGTAGAATTGCAACTTGAAACGACAGATGTATAA